The genomic stretch AGTTGGAAAGCAAGGCGGCGACGTCCACGACGCCGTCGCCCGGCGTGAAGAGCAAGGCCTCGTAGTCCGCCGCGCGCAGCTCCGCGCGTAACTCCGCGTCCAGAGTTTCGGGAAAGTCCTCGCGCCCGCGCAGCTCGAAGGCCGCGCCGAGTTTTTGAAGCAAGCCCGCAAATCCTTTCAGAACGCGGTTTTCCCCAAGCAAGACCGAGCCGGTGCGGCGGAAGATATTTTTCCGCTCCCAGTCCTGCGGTGGCGACTCGAGCGCGCGCAGCGTCTCCTGCACCATCGCGCCGACCCGCGCGTCGCTAACTGCCTGGCGCAGGAGCGCGGCGTTCTTTCCGGAGGCATGGCGGCCCGGCTCAGTCTCGCGCTCCAGAATCAAGATTCGAAACTCGCCCAAACGCGAGAGGTGATAGGCCGTCGCCGCGCCGGCAAAGCCGGCGCCGATCACGACGGCGTCGTAGGCAGGTGGCATGCTCCGGCCTTAACTTTCCCGCGGAAAAAATGCCAGGCGCAAAAAGATGTACAGAACCTCTCGAATCCGCCTGAGCTCCTGTGGATAATCTCTCGATTTTTCTATTATTTTTTTCATTCCCCCTATTGACATTTTTGAGGTCGGTGGTTTAAATAGCCCAAAACGTGGCCTAAAGTGGTTTAAAGTGGTTGACGGGCGCCCAACTCTGGGATTGTAATGGCAGCCATGTTTCGCGGGCGCTTCGAATACACCATCGACGACAAGGGGCGGACTTCGCTGCCGGCGAAGTTCCGAGAGGTCTTAAGCGCCAGCGACGACAACCGACTTATCCTGACGACCTTTGACAACTGCCTGTGGGCGTACCCGGTTCCGGAGTGGAACGCGATCGAGGAAAAGATCGCGGCCCTGCCCCAGTTCAAATCCGAGGTCAAGGCCCTGCAACGGGTCTTCGTGAGCGGCGCGGTCGAATGCCCTCTCGACAAGCAAGGGCGCATCGTGATTCCGCCCACCTTGCGCGACTACGCGGGCCTAAAAAAAGACATCCTCTTCGTGGGGATGACCAAACGGATCGAGATCTGGTCGAAGGAAAAATGGAGCAGCGTCTTCAGCGTCGCGCAAGAGAAGATCGATAGCTCCTCCGAAGACCTGGCGAACTTGGGGCTGTAGCAAAAATGTTTGAAATGACGACTTTCGACGACGTGGCCGTCGTCCACTTGAGCGGCGAGGTTTCCCACTTCGAGATGCAGGAGCTGGAAGCCATGCTTCGCAAGCTGACCAGCTCGAAAAAGGTGAAAGTGGTGCTTAATTTTCAAAAAGTCGAGCACGTCAACTACAAGACGATCTCGCGCCTGCTGGAGCGTGCCCTGCGCCTGCGCAGCCTGAGCGGCGACCTGAAGTGCGCCTCGCTCAACAGCTATACGCGCAACATCTTCCGCTTCACCGGCCTCGACCAGGCCGTGGAGGCCTACGATTCGGTCTACGACGCGGTGATGAGCTTCAATGGGCCCCAAGAACGACACCGAACCTGGCACTGAGGCGCCCCCCGAGGCTCTCCACCGGCCGGTGATGCTTGGCGAAGTTTTGGATCTTTTACAAGTTGGAGCGGACCAAGATTACGTCGACGGCACCCTGGGCCTCGGCGGGCACGCGGCCGCGATCCTCGAGAAGTCGGCACCTGAAGGCCGCCTTCTCGGCATCGATCGCGACCAAAGGGCCCTGTCGCTGGCCGAGCGCCGCCTGGCGGGCTTCGGAGACAGGGTACGACTTCGGCACGGCACCTACGACCGCGCCGGAGAGTTTCTGGCCGAGCTCGGCTGGGCGGGAGTCCACGGCATGGTCCTCGACCTGGGCGTCAGCAGCCTGCAGTTGGACGACCCGGAGCGAGGCTTCGGTTTTTTGCAAGATTCCGCACTGGATATGCGGATGGACCTGGAAGAAGAGGTGACGGCGCGGGAGCTTTTAGACGACCTCCCCGAAAAAGAGTTGGAGGCGATCTTTCGCGAATACGGGGAAGAACGTTTCGCGAGGCGGATCGCCCGACTGATCGTCCGCAGCCGCGAGGAAAATCCGATTCGGACGACCCGCGAGCTGTGCCAAATAGTTTCCCGCGCCGTACCTTTTTCCAAGGCCCAAAAAATCCATCCCGCGACCCGCGTCTTTCAGGCGCTGCGCATCGCCGTCAACCGCGAACTCGACCTGCTCCGCAAGTTTTTGAGCAAGCCCCCCGATTTCCTCAAGGTCGGAGGGGTCTTGGCGGTGATCTCCTTCCACTCGTTGGAGGACCGCATCGTCAAATGGGCCTTCCGCTCCTTTGAAAACTTTCAGATCCTGACCAAGAAGCCTCTCCGGCCGGGCGCCGAAGAAGTTTCGAACAACCCCCGCGCTCGCAGCGCCAAGCTACGCGCGGTGCGGAGGCTGGAGTAGCGACAGCCATGGCCCGTGGTGCCACTTCCATTCTTCATCATGCCAAGAGCGTGCGCCGGCAGCCGACCTTCTCGCCGCTCGACAAGTCCCGGCGCGTCTTTCTGTTCGCCTTCGTCTCCCTCGTCGTCCTGGCCAGCGCTTGCGCCATCTTCTACATCGGTACCCACATCCAGGCCGTCAACCTGGGCTACAAGATCGGCCAGGAGCTGCAGCGCAAAGAGCAGCTGATCGAAGAAAACAAACGCCTGAGCCTCGATATCGCCCGCCTCAAGTCGCCGATCCGCATCGAGGCCGAGGCAAAGGAGACCCTGGGCCTCGAGCTCCCGAAGACCCAGCAAGTCTTCTACCTCTCCCGCTGGGAGCCGGACACCCTGACGCAGGTCGCGGGCGCCGCGCCCGCCCCCAAGAATTCCGAAGCGAAGGAAGCGTCCAAAAAGCCCGAGCCTACCAAGGCCTTTGCCGCCGCGGCGCCCGAGGCCAAGCCCAAAGCCGCGGCGAAGACCGCCGCGCTCCCTCCCGCTTCGACCGAGAAAAAATCTCCGACGGCCGATAAGAAGCCCTCCGAGCCGAAGGCGGCGAATCCGGCCGAGACGAAGGTGGCGGTCAAGCCCGCGGCGAAGTCCATCGTTCCCGAACCCGGCAAAGAAATTCCGATCAAGGCCGCCAACGCGGATAAGGTCGTCCCGGACCGCACCGCCGGAAAATCCGACGCGGACAAGGCCGCACCGAAGCTCGCCGCCGCTAAAAATTCCGACGTTAAGAGTCCCGCCAAAAAGCCCTCGCCCGCCGCGAAGGCGGTGGAAACGCCCCAGGTGGCGAAATCCGTGCCAGCCGCCAAGGATTCGGCCCCGCCGAAACCGGCGAAGGCCCTCGAGAGACCCGCTGCAAGCCAAGAAAAATCCGCCACCGTGGCCAAGAAATCCGAGCCGGCCCGGTCCGAGGGCGCGAAGCCCGAGGGCAAGACCCCCGCCGCCAAGAGCTCGGCGAAGCCGGCGCCGCAGGATACCCGCGTCGCGAAGCGGGAGGGCTCGGAGGTCTTGGTCGCGAAGATCGTCTCCGGGGAATCCTCCCGCGAAAAAAGTGCGGCCAAGCCCAGGAGCGCCGCGGCCCCCGCCTATCCAAGCAAGGACAAGGTTCCCGCGGTGATGCTCGACCCGATGCCCTAAACCGTCATGATCCAAAACCCGCTCAAGCAAAGTTTCTCGCACAAGAAAATCAGGCTCAGGATCGCGGCGGTCAGCCTGTTCTTCTTCCTCGCCTTCGCGCTGGTCGCGGCGCGCGCCTTCGAGCTGCACCTGACCGACAACAAAAAGCTCACCAGCCTGGTCAAGAACCAATACAGCCGCAAGGTGGTGGTGGCGCCGAAGCGCGGCACCATCATGGACCAAAACGGCGACACCCTCGCCATCGACCTGCAGGTGGACAGCGTCTACGCCTCCCCCCACTTGATCGAGGACCCCAAGGCCTTCGCGCGGGCCCTGGCCCCCGTCCTGGGCATGGAGGAGGGGAAGATCCTCGAGAAGATCGACGACAAAAAGAAAAAATTCGTCTGGATCAAGCGGCGGCTCGGCGAGGAGGAGAGCGCGAAGCTTAAAGGCCTCAAGATGCCCGGCCTGGGCACCCTGCCCGAGTACAAGCGCTTCTATCCCAACGGCTCCCTGGCGGCCAACGTGCTGGGCGCGGTCGGTTACGACGCGCAGGCCCTCTCCGGCCTCGAGATGGCGCAGGACGATGTGCTCAAGAGCCAGGATCCGCCCAAGCTGATCGAGCAGGACGCCAAGGGACGTTCCTATTCTCCCTTCGCCCTGATGGGCCTGGAGCATCCCAACGGTCTCGTGCTCACC from Deltaproteobacteria bacterium PRO3 encodes the following:
- a CDS encoding FAD-binding oxidoreductase; amino-acid sequence: MPPAYDAVVIGAGFAGAATAYHLSRLGEFRILILERETEPGRHASGKNAALLRQAVSDARVGAMVQETLRALESPPQDWERKNIFRRTGSVLLGENRVLKGFAGLLQKLGAAFELRGREDFPETLDAELRAELRAADYEALLFTPGDGVVDVAALLSNFLDAARSRGATLHCGAEVRGLSREAEAWRVATGAGEFRARLVINAAGPWAGGLGVAAGLPDRGFAHFRRHL
- the mraZ gene encoding division/cell wall cluster transcriptional repressor MraZ, with amino-acid sequence MAAMFRGRFEYTIDDKGRTSLPAKFREVLSASDDNRLILTTFDNCLWAYPVPEWNAIEEKIAALPQFKSEVKALQRVFVSGAVECPLDKQGRIVIPPTLRDYAGLKKDILFVGMTKRIEIWSKEKWSSVFSVAQEKIDSSSEDLANLGL
- a CDS encoding STAS domain-containing protein, which produces MFEMTTFDDVAVVHLSGEVSHFEMQELEAMLRKLTSSKKVKVVLNFQKVEHVNYKTISRLLERALRLRSLSGDLKCASLNSYTRNIFRFTGLDQAVEAYDSVYDAVMSFNGPQERHRTWH
- the rsmH gene encoding 16S rRNA (cytosine(1402)-N(4))-methyltransferase RsmH, yielding MGPKNDTEPGTEAPPEALHRPVMLGEVLDLLQVGADQDYVDGTLGLGGHAAAILEKSAPEGRLLGIDRDQRALSLAERRLAGFGDRVRLRHGTYDRAGEFLAELGWAGVHGMVLDLGVSSLQLDDPERGFGFLQDSALDMRMDLEEEVTARELLDDLPEKELEAIFREYGEERFARRIARLIVRSREENPIRTTRELCQIVSRAVPFSKAQKIHPATRVFQALRIAVNRELDLLRKFLSKPPDFLKVGGVLAVISFHSLEDRIVKWAFRSFENFQILTKKPLRPGAEEVSNNPRARSAKLRAVRRLE